The following are from one region of the Hydrogenophaga sp. BPS33 genome:
- a CDS encoding aminotransferase-like domain-containing protein has product MSSERLTRYQQLAEEIADGIRAGLLRPGERLPSVRQTCELRGVSPSTVFQAYGQLESQGLVEARARSGFFVRAAKRAARSALQTAQPSGEATPVTISELVFELLGSTRDADVVPLGSAFPAPHLFPFDALARSGARAMRRLPAARITGALTAGDEGLRQALRRRYALHGVPLGEGELVITNGAMEALNLCLQAVTKPGDVVVVESPTFYAALQALERLHLKAVEVATDPREGVDLGALAALLERQPVAACWFMPSFQNPLGALMQPERKRALVDLLARHRVPLIEDDVYGELHAGARRPPPAKAFDREGGVLHCASFSKCLAPGYRVGWAAAGRYAPVVERLKMSSSLATSIPPQLALVDYLEQGGFDRHLRRLREALAGQQQQALRLVERHFPSGTRVTRPLGGYFLWLELPPQVDALALHHRARAHNISTAPGVLFSPDGRFTHHLRLNVGHPGDPRFDGALRLLGELAHLG; this is encoded by the coding sequence ATGTCCAGCGAACGCCTCACCCGCTACCAGCAACTGGCCGAAGAAATCGCCGACGGCATCCGCGCCGGGCTGCTGCGCCCGGGCGAGCGACTGCCTTCGGTGCGCCAGACCTGCGAGCTGCGTGGCGTGAGCCCGTCCACCGTGTTCCAGGCGTATGGCCAGCTCGAATCGCAGGGACTGGTGGAAGCGCGGGCGCGCTCGGGCTTTTTCGTGCGGGCGGCGAAACGGGCCGCGCGCTCGGCCTTGCAGACCGCCCAGCCCAGTGGCGAGGCCACGCCGGTGACCATCAGCGAACTCGTGTTCGAGCTGCTGGGCTCCACGCGCGACGCCGACGTGGTGCCCCTGGGCTCGGCCTTTCCCGCGCCGCACCTGTTCCCGTTCGACGCGCTGGCGCGCAGCGGCGCGCGCGCCATGCGGCGGCTGCCCGCGGCCCGCATCACCGGCGCGCTCACCGCGGGCGACGAGGGCTTGCGCCAGGCCTTGAGACGGCGCTATGCCTTGCACGGCGTGCCGCTGGGCGAAGGCGAACTGGTCATCACCAACGGCGCCATGGAAGCGCTCAACCTGTGCCTGCAAGCCGTGACGAAACCGGGCGATGTGGTGGTGGTGGAGTCGCCCACTTTCTACGCCGCGCTGCAGGCGCTCGAACGGCTGCACCTCAAGGCGGTGGAGGTGGCCACCGACCCGCGCGAAGGCGTGGACCTCGGCGCGCTGGCCGCCTTGCTGGAACGCCAACCTGTGGCGGCCTGCTGGTTCATGCCGAGCTTCCAGAACCCGTTGGGCGCGCTGATGCAGCCCGAGCGCAAACGAGCCTTGGTGGACTTGCTGGCGCGCCACCGCGTGCCGCTGATCGAGGACGATGTGTACGGCGAACTGCACGCAGGCGCGCGCCGCCCGCCACCGGCCAAGGCCTTCGACCGCGAAGGCGGTGTGTTGCATTGCGCGTCGTTCTCCAAATGCCTGGCGCCGGGTTACCGCGTGGGCTGGGCCGCGGCGGGCCGCTATGCGCCGGTGGTGGAGCGGTTGAAGATGTCGAGTTCGCTCGCCACGTCCATCCCGCCGCAGCTGGCGCTGGTCGATTACCTAGAGCAGGGCGGCTTCGACCGCCATCTGCGCCGCCTGCGCGAGGCGCTTGCCGGACAGCAGCAGCAAGCGCTGCGCCTGGTGGAGCGGCACTTTCCAAGTGGCACGCGCGTCACGCGTCCGCTCGGGGGCTACTTTCTCTGGCTGGAGTTGCCGCCGCAGGTGGATGCGCTGGCGCTGCACCACCGCGCGCGGGCGCACAACATCAGCACCGCGCCGGGCGTGCTGTTTTCGCCCGACGGGCGCTTCACGCACCACCTGCGTTTGAACGTCGGGCATCCGGGCGACCCTCGTTTCGACGGGGCGTTGCGGTTGCTGGGTGAGCTGGCGCATCTGGGTTGA
- the rlmB gene encoding 23S rRNA (guanosine(2251)-2'-O)-methyltransferase RlmB, whose translation MSSPKVLFGFHAVGVRLKTAPQSIIEIYYEPTRRDARMRQFLDKARDANARLIEADGLRIAKLAGSHGHQGVAARVEEIKQVRSLDDLLEQLEPTGIPPLLLVLDGITDPHNLGACLRVADGAGAHAVIAPKDHAAGINATVAKVASGAAETMPYFMVTNLARTLGELKERNIWVIGTSDDAPKTLYQADLKGPVALVLGAEGAGMRQLTRKTCDELVSIPMAGAVESLNVSVASGVCLYEALRQRT comes from the coding sequence ATGTCCTCTCCCAAAGTGCTGTTCGGCTTTCACGCCGTGGGTGTGCGCCTCAAGACCGCGCCGCAATCGATCATCGAGATCTACTACGAGCCCACGCGGCGCGACGCGCGCATGCGCCAGTTTCTGGACAAGGCGCGCGACGCCAACGCCCGGCTGATCGAGGCCGACGGCCTGCGCATCGCCAAGCTCGCCGGCAGCCACGGCCACCAGGGCGTGGCGGCGCGGGTGGAAGAGATCAAACAGGTGCGCTCGCTCGATGACTTGCTGGAGCAACTCGAACCCACCGGCATCCCGCCGCTGCTGCTCGTGCTCGACGGCATCACCGACCCGCACAACCTCGGCGCCTGCCTGCGCGTTGCCGATGGTGCTGGCGCGCACGCCGTGATCGCACCCAAGGACCACGCGGCCGGCATCAACGCCACCGTGGCCAAGGTGGCCAGCGGCGCGGCCGAGACCATGCCGTACTTCATGGTCACCAACCTGGCGCGCACGCTGGGCGAACTCAAGGAACGCAACATCTGGGTCATCGGCACCAGCGACGATGCGCCCAAGACGCTCTACCAGGCCGATCTCAAAGGCCCGGTGGCCCTGGTGCTGGGGGCGGAAGGCGCGGGCATGCGCCAGCTCACGCGCAAGACCTGCGACGAACTGGTGAGCATTCCCATGGCGGGCGCGGTCGAGAGCCTGAACGTCTCGGTGGCCAGCGGCGTGTGCCTGTACGAAGCCCTGCGCCAGCGGACTTGA
- a CDS encoding SIR2 family NAD-dependent protein deacylase has translation MSDEVRHWIQEARHIAVLTGAGVSAESGVPTFRDAQTGLWARFNPQDLATESAFRAHPQRVWDWYVFRREMIAAVEPNAGHRALADFARRHPARMTLITQNVDGLHQRGGHTEVVALHGIIGEDRWLDAPRACCRSESIEAGRPPRCRVCGNLRRPAVVWFGEHLPPDALERAERAARDCELMLVVGTSGEVYPAAGLAFTAHQSGARVVVVNPEPTPLDAIAERCLREPSAVCLPLLLA, from the coding sequence ATGAGCGACGAGGTTCGCCACTGGATCCAGGAGGCGCGCCACATCGCCGTGCTTACCGGCGCGGGCGTGAGCGCCGAGTCCGGCGTGCCCACGTTTCGCGATGCGCAGACCGGGCTGTGGGCGCGCTTCAACCCGCAAGACCTCGCCACCGAAAGCGCCTTTCGCGCCCACCCGCAACGCGTGTGGGACTGGTACGTGTTTCGGCGCGAGATGATCGCCGCCGTCGAACCCAATGCGGGTCATCGCGCGCTGGCCGATTTCGCGCGCCGCCATCCCGCTCGCATGACGCTGATCACGCAGAACGTCGATGGCCTGCACCAGCGCGGCGGTCACACCGAGGTGGTGGCCTTGCACGGCATCATCGGCGAAGACCGCTGGCTCGACGCGCCGCGCGCTTGTTGCCGCAGCGAATCGATCGAAGCAGGCCGCCCGCCGCGCTGCCGCGTGTGCGGCAACCTGCGCCGCCCGGCCGTGGTGTGGTTCGGTGAGCACCTTCCGCCCGATGCGCTCGAACGCGCCGAACGCGCGGCACGCGATTGCGAGCTGATGCTGGTGGTGGGCACATCGGGTGAGGTGTATCCGGCCGCTGGTTTGGCGTTCACGGCGCACCAGAGCGGCGCGCGCGTGGTCGTGGTCAACCCCGAGCCCACGCCACTGGATGCGATTGCCGAGCGGTGCTTGCGAGAACCCTCGGCGGTATGCCTGCCGCTGTTGCTGGCCTGA
- the fabG gene encoding 3-oxoacyl-ACP reductase FabG, giving the protein MKRLEGKVSLITGAAQGIGLATALKFAREGAIVVVCDVKQAAVDSAVEQCEALGATAVGFVMDVTQRGMVDAVVAQVKERFGRIDVLVNNAGITQDARLQKMTPEQFDRVIDVNLRGVFHCAQAVADTMTAQGSGVILNASSVVGIYGNFGQTNYAASKFGVIGFTKTWSRELGPKGVRVNAVAPGFIATPILDTIPAKVIAEMEHRVPLHRLGRPEEIANVYAFLASDEASYINGAVIEVSGGMSV; this is encoded by the coding sequence ATGAAACGACTCGAAGGAAAAGTCAGCCTCATCACGGGCGCCGCGCAAGGCATCGGCCTGGCCACCGCGCTCAAGTTCGCGCGGGAAGGCGCGATCGTCGTCGTCTGCGACGTCAAGCAAGCGGCCGTTGACAGCGCCGTGGAGCAGTGCGAGGCGCTGGGCGCTACCGCCGTCGGCTTCGTGATGGACGTGACCCAGCGGGGCATGGTCGATGCGGTGGTCGCCCAGGTCAAGGAACGCTTCGGCCGCATCGACGTGCTGGTGAACAACGCCGGCATCACGCAGGACGCACGGCTGCAGAAGATGACACCCGAGCAATTCGACCGCGTGATCGACGTCAACCTGCGCGGTGTGTTCCATTGCGCGCAGGCCGTGGCCGACACCATGACCGCGCAAGGCAGCGGCGTGATCCTCAACGCCTCCTCCGTGGTCGGCATCTACGGCAACTTCGGCCAGACCAACTACGCCGCGAGCAAGTTCGGCGTGATCGGCTTTACCAAGACCTGGAGCCGCGAACTCGGGCCCAAGGGCGTGCGCGTGAACGCGGTGGCACCGGGCTTCATCGCCACGCCCATCCTCGACACCATTCCCGCCAAGGTCATTGCCGAGATGGAGCACCGCGTGCCGCTGCACCGCCTGGGCCGCCCCGAGGAAATCGCCAACGTGTACGCGTTCCTCGCGAGCGACGAGGCCAGCTACATCAACGGCGCGGTGATCGAGGTGTCGGGCGGGATGTCGGTGTAG
- a CDS encoding 3-hydroxyacyl-CoA dehydrogenase NAD-binding domain-containing protein → MKTIRYELADGIATITFDEAGSQVNTMCADWQADLTAVTAQVMRDCTDIKGIVLASAKSTFFAGADLKGTMRLQPGDAQRVFAEIEQTKKNFRTLETLGVPVVSCINGAALGGGWEVALVGHHRIALDNPKIQLGLPEITLGLIPGATGITKMTRLLGLMGAQPYILEGQLFNPREALALGLVHELVVPDDDVALALRTAALAWIAAHPQSRQPWDEKDYKMPGGTPANPKIASMLSVAPAMLKQKTRGLYPAPEAALAAMVEGALVDYDTALRIESRYLAKLIVSPVAKNMINAFFFDLNAIKSGRSRPQKVQRTLPRKVGILGAGMMGAGIAYAQASRDIQTVLEDVSLENAERGKSYSYKLTQARVDKGQMSPYDQRALLDRILPTDHLGDLKGCDLIIEAVFESRELKAAVTKEAEPLLAPGGFFASNTSTLPISGLAQASARPKRFIGIHFFSPVDKMKLVEIIRGKETDDETVARAYDYVLALGKLPIVVNDARGFYTSRTFGTYVMEGATLLSEGVPAPVIENAALQIGMPVGPLAVLDETALSLAVHVLEQTRADLAKEGRRYTASPGELLVERMVKEFKRPGRTGGGGFYDYPAGQKKHLWPELKTRFEKPTLAWDLQDIKDRLLWRPSVETARCLAEGVLTSAHDGNIGSVFGIGFPAWTGGALQFIYGMGIAAFEKRCAELAKRYGTGFELNDATKSAIRQHQPTY, encoded by the coding sequence ATGAAAACCATCCGCTACGAACTCGCCGACGGCATCGCCACCATCACCTTCGATGAAGCCGGCTCCCAGGTCAACACCATGTGCGCCGACTGGCAGGCCGACCTCACCGCGGTCACTGCGCAGGTCATGCGCGACTGCACCGACATCAAGGGCATCGTGCTGGCCTCGGCCAAGAGCACCTTCTTCGCCGGCGCCGACCTCAAGGGCACGATGCGCCTGCAACCCGGCGACGCGCAGCGCGTGTTCGCCGAGATCGAACAGACCAAGAAGAACTTCCGCACGCTGGAGACGCTCGGCGTTCCGGTGGTGAGCTGCATCAACGGCGCGGCGCTGGGCGGCGGCTGGGAGGTGGCGCTGGTGGGCCACCACCGCATCGCGCTCGACAACCCCAAGATCCAGCTCGGCCTGCCCGAGATCACGCTGGGGCTCATTCCCGGCGCTACCGGCATCACCAAGATGACGCGCCTGCTCGGGCTGATGGGCGCGCAACCCTACATCCTGGAGGGCCAGCTGTTCAACCCGCGCGAGGCCTTGGCGCTGGGCCTGGTGCACGAACTGGTCGTGCCCGATGACGACGTGGCGCTGGCGCTGCGCACCGCCGCGTTGGCATGGATCGCGGCGCACCCGCAGTCGCGCCAACCCTGGGACGAGAAGGACTACAAGATGCCTGGCGGCACGCCCGCCAACCCGAAGATCGCGTCCATGCTCAGCGTGGCACCCGCGATGCTCAAACAGAAGACGCGCGGCCTGTATCCCGCACCCGAAGCGGCGCTGGCCGCCATGGTGGAAGGCGCGCTGGTCGACTACGACACCGCGCTGCGCATCGAGAGCCGCTACCTCGCCAAACTCATCGTGAGCCCGGTGGCGAAGAACATGATCAATGCGTTCTTCTTCGACCTGAACGCCATCAAGAGCGGCCGCTCGCGCCCGCAGAAGGTACAGCGCACCTTGCCCCGCAAAGTGGGCATCCTGGGCGCGGGCATGATGGGCGCGGGCATAGCCTATGCGCAAGCCAGCCGGGACATTCAAACCGTGTTGGAAGACGTGAGCCTGGAGAACGCCGAGCGCGGCAAGTCCTACAGCTACAAGCTCACGCAGGCCCGGGTGGACAAGGGCCAGATGAGCCCTTACGACCAGCGCGCGCTGCTCGACCGCATCCTGCCCACCGACCACCTCGGCGACCTCAAGGGCTGCGACCTGATCATCGAGGCGGTGTTCGAGAGCCGCGAGTTGAAGGCGGCGGTGACCAAGGAGGCCGAGCCCCTGCTGGCGCCCGGTGGCTTCTTCGCCAGCAACACGTCGACCCTCCCGATCTCGGGGCTGGCGCAGGCCAGCGCGCGGCCCAAGCGCTTCATCGGCATCCACTTCTTCAGCCCGGTGGACAAGATGAAGCTGGTGGAGATCATCCGCGGCAAGGAGACCGACGACGAGACCGTGGCGCGCGCCTACGACTATGTGCTGGCCCTGGGCAAGCTGCCCATCGTGGTCAACGACGCGCGCGGTTTCTACACCAGCCGCACCTTCGGCACCTATGTGATGGAAGGTGCAACCCTGCTCAGCGAAGGCGTTCCCGCGCCGGTGATCGAGAACGCGGCCCTGCAGATCGGCATGCCGGTGGGCCCGCTCGCGGTGCTGGACGAAACCGCGCTCTCGCTCGCGGTGCACGTGCTGGAGCAGACCCGCGCCGACCTGGCAAAGGAAGGCCGCCGTTACACCGCCTCGCCCGGCGAGCTGCTGGTCGAGCGCATGGTCAAGGAATTCAAGCGCCCCGGGCGCACCGGCGGTGGCGGCTTCTACGACTACCCCGCCGGCCAGAAAAAGCACTTGTGGCCCGAATTGAAAACGCGCTTCGAGAAACCCACCCTGGCCTGGGACCTGCAGGACATCAAGGACCGCCTGCTGTGGCGCCCCTCGGTGGAAACCGCGCGCTGCCTGGCCGAGGGCGTGCTCACCAGCGCGCACGACGGCAACATCGGCTCGGTCTTCGGCATCGGCTTCCCGGCCTGGACCGGGGGCGCGCTGCAGTTCATCTACGGCATGGGCATCGCCGCGTTCGAGAAACGCTGCGCCGAGCTCGCCAAGCGCTACGGCACAGGCTTCGAACTCAACGACGCCACCAAGAGCGCCATCCGCCAACACCAACCCACCTATTGA
- a CDS encoding acetyl-CoA C-acetyltransferase has translation MSEAFVFDAVRTPRGKGKKDGSLHEVKPVDLLAGVLQQLQQRHGFDTGAVDDVVMGVVSPIGEQGSVIAKVAALKAGWDWRCAGVQLNRFCASGLEAVNMAAMKVRSGWEELVVAGGVESMSRVPIGSDGGAWAQDPQTNSETLFVPQGIGADLIATLEGFTREDVDAFALTSQQRAAAARAAGHFRHSVVPVTDFLGQTLLDEDEFIKPQTTMAGLAALKPSFEQLGAMGFDAVALQRYPQVERIHHVHHAGNASGIVDGAAAVLIGSEAAGKTHGLSPRARIVSVALSGADPTIMLTGPMPATRKALEKAGLSIDDIDLFEVNEAFAAVPMKFMKEMGVPHEKVNVNGGAIAMGHPLGATGAMILGTLIDELHRRQLRYGLATLCVGGGMGIATVIERV, from the coding sequence ATGAGCGAAGCATTCGTGTTCGATGCCGTGCGCACGCCGCGCGGCAAGGGAAAGAAAGACGGCAGCCTGCACGAAGTCAAGCCGGTCGACTTGCTCGCCGGTGTGCTCCAGCAGCTGCAGCAGCGCCACGGCTTTGACACCGGCGCGGTGGACGACGTGGTGATGGGCGTGGTCTCGCCCATCGGCGAGCAAGGCTCGGTGATCGCCAAGGTGGCCGCGCTCAAAGCCGGTTGGGACTGGCGCTGCGCGGGCGTGCAGCTCAACCGTTTCTGCGCTTCCGGCCTGGAAGCGGTGAACATGGCGGCGATGAAGGTGCGCAGCGGTTGGGAGGAACTGGTGGTGGCCGGTGGCGTGGAGAGCATGAGCCGCGTGCCGATCGGCTCGGACGGCGGTGCCTGGGCGCAGGACCCGCAAACCAACAGCGAGACCTTGTTCGTGCCCCAGGGCATCGGCGCGGATCTCATCGCCACGCTCGAAGGCTTCACGCGCGAAGACGTCGATGCCTTCGCGCTCACCTCGCAGCAGCGCGCCGCGGCCGCGCGCGCGGCGGGCCACTTCCGGCATTCGGTGGTGCCGGTCACGGACTTCCTGGGCCAGACCCTTCTGGACGAGGACGAATTCATCAAGCCCCAGACGACGATGGCCGGCCTGGCGGCCTTGAAGCCTTCGTTCGAGCAGCTCGGCGCCATGGGCTTCGACGCGGTGGCGCTGCAGCGCTACCCGCAGGTCGAGCGCATCCACCACGTGCACCATGCCGGCAATGCCTCGGGCATCGTCGATGGCGCGGCCGCCGTGCTGATCGGCAGCGAGGCCGCCGGCAAAACCCATGGCCTCTCGCCGCGCGCGCGCATCGTGTCGGTGGCGCTCTCGGGCGCGGACCCGACCATCATGCTCACCGGCCCGATGCCGGCCACGCGCAAAGCGCTGGAGAAGGCTGGCTTGTCCATCGACGACATCGACCTGTTCGAGGTGAACGAAGCCTTCGCGGCCGTACCGATGAAGTTCATGAAGGAAATGGGCGTGCCGCATGAGAAGGTCAACGTGAACGGTGGCGCGATCGCCATGGGCCATCCGCTGGGCGCAACCGGCGCGATGATCCTGGGCACCCTGATCGACGAGCTGCACCGCCGGCAGTTGCGCTATGGCCTGGCCACGTTGTGCGTGGGCGGTGGCATGGGCATCGCCACGGTCATCGAAAGGGTCTGA
- a CDS encoding acyl-CoA dehydrogenase family protein, whose product MIERSLFNADHEAFRDSFRKFVDKEIAPYHEAWEEQGYVDRAVWHKAGENGFLCMTLPEVYGGADADKLYAVVQMEEIARGGFSGIGFGLHSEIVAPYILHYGTEAQKRRYLPRLASGEMVGAIAMSEPAAGSDLQGVKSTALKQADGSYLLNGSKTFITNGWHADLVIVVAKTDPGAGAKGTSLLLVERGMPGFEKGKRLKKLGMKAQDTSELFFDNVSVPAENLLGGPAMEGRGFICLMEQLPWERLQIAIGAVASAQAAIDGTVQYTKDRKVFGQTVAQFQNTRYTLAELQTEVQVARVFVDKCCELIVEEKLDTATASMAKYWCSDLQCKVMDECLQLHGGYGYMWEYPIARAYADARVQRIYGGTNEIMKEVISRGMGLGGR is encoded by the coding sequence ATGATCGAACGCAGCCTCTTCAACGCCGACCACGAAGCCTTCCGCGACAGTTTTCGCAAGTTCGTGGACAAGGAAATCGCGCCCTACCACGAAGCCTGGGAAGAGCAGGGCTATGTGGACCGAGCGGTGTGGCACAAGGCTGGCGAGAACGGCTTTCTGTGCATGACGCTACCCGAGGTCTACGGCGGCGCGGATGCCGACAAGCTCTACGCGGTGGTGCAGATGGAGGAGATCGCGCGCGGCGGCTTCAGCGGCATCGGTTTCGGCCTGCACAGCGAGATCGTGGCGCCCTACATTCTTCACTACGGCACCGAGGCGCAGAAACGGCGCTACCTGCCCAGGCTCGCCAGCGGTGAGATGGTGGGTGCCATCGCCATGAGCGAGCCGGCGGCCGGCAGCGACCTGCAGGGCGTGAAGTCCACCGCCTTGAAACAGGCCGATGGCAGCTACCTGCTCAACGGCAGCAAGACCTTCATCACCAACGGCTGGCACGCCGACCTGGTGATCGTCGTCGCCAAGACCGACCCGGGCGCAGGGGCCAAGGGCACCAGCCTGCTGCTGGTCGAACGTGGCATGCCCGGCTTCGAGAAAGGCAAGCGCCTGAAGAAGCTCGGCATGAAGGCGCAGGACACGTCGGAACTCTTCTTCGACAACGTGAGCGTGCCGGCCGAGAACCTGCTCGGCGGTCCGGCGATGGAAGGGCGGGGCTTCATCTGCCTGATGGAGCAACTGCCCTGGGAGCGGCTGCAGATCGCGATCGGCGCGGTGGCCAGCGCGCAGGCCGCGATCGATGGGACCGTGCAATACACGAAGGACCGCAAGGTGTTCGGGCAGACGGTGGCGCAGTTCCAGAACACGCGCTACACGCTGGCCGAGCTGCAGACCGAGGTGCAGGTGGCGCGTGTGTTCGTCGACAAATGTTGCGAGCTGATCGTCGAAGAGAAGCTCGACACCGCCACCGCGAGCATGGCCAAGTACTGGTGCTCCGACCTGCAGTGCAAGGTGATGGACGAGTGCCTGCAACTGCACGGCGGCTACGGCTACATGTGGGAATACCCGATCGCCCGGGCGTACGCCGACGCGCGGGTGCAGCGCATCTACGGCGGCACGAACGAGATCATGAAAGAGGTCATTTCGCGGGGGATGGGGCTGGGCGGGCGGTAG
- a CDS encoding ABC transporter ATP-binding protein — MNADTEDPVLHVKGLRFGWPDAPPLFDGLNLDLPPGVSLVQGDDGSGKSTLLRLIAGAQAADAGTLAIHGIALDRQHDAYRHQVFWIDPQTEAHDALAAKGYLDSLSHHYPSFDAEAMAELVEGFGLGPHLAKPMYMLSTGSRRKVWLTAAFAAGTPLTLIDQPFAALDAPSLRFLHGLLQEASEHPSRAWLLADHEAPEGLALKTTVSI, encoded by the coding sequence ATGAACGCCGATACCGAAGATCCCGTCCTGCACGTCAAGGGCCTGCGCTTTGGCTGGCCCGATGCGCCACCACTTTTCGACGGCCTGAACCTGGACTTGCCACCGGGCGTGAGCCTGGTGCAGGGCGACGATGGCAGCGGCAAGAGCACGCTGCTGCGCCTGATTGCCGGCGCACAGGCCGCCGATGCGGGCACGCTGGCCATCCACGGCATTGCGCTGGACCGCCAGCACGACGCCTACCGCCACCAGGTGTTCTGGATCGACCCGCAGACCGAGGCCCACGACGCGCTCGCGGCCAAGGGCTACCTGGACAGCCTGAGCCACCACTACCCCAGCTTCGATGCCGAGGCCATGGCCGAGCTGGTGGAAGGTTTCGGCCTCGGCCCGCACCTGGCCAAGCCCATGTACATGCTCTCCACCGGCAGCCGCCGCAAGGTCTGGCTCACGGCGGCCTTCGCGGCGGGCACGCCGCTCACGCTGATCGACCAGCCCTTCGCAGCGCTCGACGCGCCTTCGCTGCGCTTTCTGCACGGGCTGCTCCAGGAGGCCTCTGAACACCCCAGCCGCGCCTGGCTGCTGGCCGACCATGAGGCGCCCGAAGGACTTGCTCTGAAGACGACGGTCTCGATCTGA
- a CDS encoding general secretion pathway protein GspB encodes MSYILDALQRADAERERGAVPGLHSQVVPPVQRKTTRAARHRPTLLALAILGLLMVAVALWWWNRTHDAPVAPPAPVAAPSPPPSPEPVLAEATPTPAPAPAPPSAAAAAPVRPILNPPRPEPPKARAPRAAATSPSVTAAAPKTAPAAPAVAPTPAPPAASAASAASAATVRSFAELTPEARAQLPQVNVSGSTYSKNPALRMLIVNGKVMQEGQDISPGFKLESIGQRSAVLNHQGLRYSIGY; translated from the coding sequence ATGTCCTACATCCTCGACGCCCTTCAACGCGCAGACGCCGAACGCGAACGCGGCGCAGTGCCCGGCCTGCACAGCCAGGTCGTGCCGCCGGTCCAGCGCAAGACCACCCGCGCAGCGCGCCACCGCCCGACCCTCCTGGCCCTCGCCATCCTCGGGCTGCTGATGGTCGCGGTCGCGCTCTGGTGGTGGAACCGCACACACGACGCACCCGTGGCCCCGCCTGCGCCCGTGGCGGCACCGTCTCCGCCCCCCTCCCCTGAGCCTGTTCTGGCCGAGGCCACCCCGACTCCTGCGCCAGCCCCCGCGCCGCCATCAGCGGCCGCTGCCGCGCCGGTGCGGCCCATCCTGAACCCACCGCGCCCGGAGCCCCCCAAGGCGCGTGCGCCGAGGGCCGCAGCGACCTCACCTTCGGTCACTGCCGCCGCTCCCAAGACCGCTCCAGCCGCCCCCGCCGTCGCGCCAACGCCAGCCCCACCGGCCGCCAGCGCCGCCAGCGCCGCCAGCGCCGCCACGGTGCGCAGTTTCGCCGAACTCACCCCCGAAGCCCGGGCGCAACTGCCGCAGGTCAACGTCAGCGGCTCCACCTATTCCAAGAACCCCGCGCTGCGCATGCTGATCGTCAATGGCAAGGTGATGCAGGAGGGGCAGGACATTTCGCCCGGCTTCAAGCTGGAGAGCATCGGGCAGCGCAGCGCGGTGCTCAACCACCAGGGCCTGCGCTACTCGATCGGATATTGA